The Chitinivibrionales bacterium genome window below encodes:
- a CDS encoding VWA domain-containing protein — TAKSTAVRALALLLPEIEVADGCAFSCPVGSDDNLCPDCRKQGPARRAVRRRVRVVDLPLNTTQDRLLGGIDFEGALQDGHYRLQPGLLAEANRGVLYVDEVNLLDDFLADTLLDAAGSGRCVVEREGISFTHPARFVLVGTMNPEEGELRPQFLDRFGLCVNVEGIRDETERVELLQRRELYDAGPADFCRRWREKDAAPAEKIAMARARLSKVEVTRHTRMGVAALCRESAVAGHRADIALERTARAIAALEGRVDIFDRDLEEASQYVLVHRLRHRPPDQSPPPPPQQQQGPDPNQPSSLQKKNDSQEKPLPQRLEDNNSGEGQAGSPEGRSRGPEDRIFAVGASFKVRSLPRTRDRTMHGGSGRRTRTRAGARCGRQISNRIAHSTEDLAPAATLRAAAPFQRERRIERGSKGGVVVHHTDYRRKVREKRIGNYIIFTVDTSGSMGARQRMVATKGAIQSLLMDTYRMRDKVAMVSFRKKDATLVLPPGNSVVRASRLLARLPTGGRTPLGAGLVEAYRCARNCLARNQAGRPIILLITDARPNHALHDDVSPVDESLALASKMAHDQRITWIIVDTEPGGFASIGLAPRLARTIGGQYYKIEDLKADDIVTMVKEHSNA; from the coding sequence ACGGCAAAGTCGACCGCCGTCCGGGCCCTCGCGTTGTTGCTGCCCGAAATCGAGGTTGCCGACGGGTGTGCATTCTCCTGTCCCGTGGGCAGTGATGACAACCTCTGCCCCGATTGCCGCAAGCAGGGACCTGCCCGCCGGGCGGTCCGGCGGCGCGTGCGCGTGGTCGACCTGCCGCTCAACACCACTCAGGACCGCCTTCTGGGCGGCATCGATTTCGAGGGCGCTCTGCAGGACGGGCACTATCGCCTGCAGCCAGGTCTGCTTGCCGAAGCGAACCGGGGGGTTCTGTATGTTGACGAAGTCAACCTGCTGGATGATTTCCTTGCCGATACGCTGCTTGACGCCGCGGGGAGCGGCAGGTGTGTCGTTGAACGTGAAGGCATTTCCTTTACCCATCCCGCGCGGTTTGTCCTGGTAGGCACCATGAATCCCGAGGAAGGCGAACTGCGGCCCCAGTTCCTCGACCGGTTTGGCTTGTGTGTCAATGTTGAGGGGATTCGGGACGAGACGGAGCGGGTTGAGTTGCTGCAAAGGAGGGAGTTGTATGACGCCGGTCCGGCGGACTTTTGCCGCCGGTGGCGGGAAAAGGATGCTGCACCGGCCGAAAAGATTGCAATGGCCCGGGCCCGTCTATCGAAGGTGGAGGTTACTCGACATACCCGAATGGGCGTGGCGGCGTTGTGCCGTGAATCGGCCGTTGCCGGCCATCGTGCGGATATCGCGCTCGAGCGGACCGCCCGGGCGATTGCCGCTCTGGAAGGAAGAGTGGATATCTTCGACCGTGATCTTGAAGAGGCGTCACAGTACGTTCTTGTCCACCGTTTGCGTCACCGCCCCCCGGACCAATCACCACCCCCGCCGCCGCAGCAGCAGCAGGGCCCCGATCCGAACCAACCGTCTTCTCTCCAAAAAAAGAACGATTCGCAGGAAAAGCCCTTGCCGCAGCGTCTCGAGGATAATAATTCCGGGGAAGGGCAAGCAGGCAGCCCCGAGGGCCGGTCCCGGGGGCCCGAAGACAGAATATTTGCCGTCGGCGCCTCCTTTAAAGTACGCTCCTTGCCCAGAACGCGCGACCGTACAATGCACGGAGGGTCCGGACGACGTACCAGGACCCGGGCAGGGGCCCGCTGTGGACGACAGATCTCAAACCGTATCGCCCATTCTACCGAAGATCTTGCTCCGGCGGCAACACTTCGTGCCGCGGCGCCCTTTCAAAGGGAGCGGCGGATAGAGCGGGGAAGTAAAGGCGGCGTGGTTGTCCATCACACCGATTATCGTCGCAAGGTCAGGGAAAAACGGATCGGCAACTATATTATTTTTACCGTTGACACCAGTGGTTCAATGGGCGCGCGGCAACGGATGGTCGCCACCAAGGGGGCGATACAAAGCCTGTTAATGGATACCTATCGGATGCGCGACAAAGTTGCAATGGTCTCGTTTCGGAAAAAGGATGCAACCCTTGTTCTTCCCCCGGGCAATTCGGTGGTGCGCGCATCCCGTCTTCTGGCCCGGCTGCCGACCGGGGGGAGGACGCCGCTGGGGGCGGGCTTGGTGGAGGCATACCGGTGCGCCCGCAATTGCCTTGCGCGCAACCAGGCGGGGCGGCCGATTATCCTGCTCATTACCGACGCCCGGCCCAATCACGCCCTGCACGACGATGTGTCGCCGGTCGATGAATCTCTGGCCCTGGCGTCGAAAATGGCCCATGATCAGCGTATCACCTGGATCATTGTCGATACCGAACCCGGGGGATTTGCCTCGATAGGGCTTGCTCCCCGCCTTGCCCGGACGATCGGCGGGCAGTATTATAAAATTGAAGACCTCAAAGCTGATGATATTGTCACTATGGTAAAGGAGCACAGCAATGCATAA
- a CDS encoding AAA domain-containing protein: MHNIPIFPFCAIVGQDEMKLALILNVIDQSISGVLVRGEKGTAKSTAVRALADILPHIEVVKDCPFNLTAEGEHECCAHCPRESCREAAPADRVIEKRKVGVVDLPVGATEDRLVGTLDIEHALKSGEKRFEPGILAAAHRGFLYVDEVNLLDDHLVDLLLDSAAMGKNSVEREGVSFSHPARFVLVGTMNPEEGELRPQLLDRFGLCVQVTGIDDPEKRVQVMERRAAFDEDPRGFVDQWREQAEHIARKVDDAVKRRRDLTVNKDFMLDIARLCIRMQVDGHRADIITLKASKALAAWRGRKELSKEDIDCAAEMALPHRLRRQPFDEIGGTVTQ, encoded by the coding sequence ATGCATAATATTCCGATATTCCCCTTCTGCGCGATTGTAGGACAGGATGAAATGAAACTCGCGCTGATACTCAATGTCATTGACCAGTCAATCTCCGGGGTACTCGTTCGCGGCGAAAAGGGAACTGCCAAATCCACCGCGGTACGGGCCCTTGCCGATATTCTGCCCCACATCGAGGTGGTCAAAGATTGTCCGTTCAACCTGACGGCCGAAGGAGAACACGAGTGCTGTGCCCATTGTCCCCGGGAATCGTGTCGCGAGGCCGCGCCCGCCGATCGGGTAATCGAAAAAAGAAAAGTCGGAGTAGTAGACCTTCCGGTAGGCGCGACCGAAGACCGGTTGGTCGGCACGCTTGATATCGAGCATGCGCTCAAGAGCGGTGAAAAACGGTTCGAGCCGGGGATCCTGGCGGCCGCGCACCGCGGGTTTCTGTATGTCGATGAAGTCAATCTTCTGGATGATCATCTTGTCGACTTGCTGCTCGATTCGGCCGCAATGGGCAAAAACAGTGTGGAGCGGGAAGGAGTTTCGTTTTCTCATCCGGCACGCTTTGTGTTGGTGGGGACCATGAATCCCGAAGAAGGTGAACTCAGGCCCCAACTCCTCGACCGGTTCGGGTTGTGCGTACAGGTGACCGGAATCGACGACCCGGAAAAACGGGTGCAGGTAATGGAACGTCGGGCTGCCTTTGATGAAGATCCCCGGGGATTTGTCGACCAGTGGCGGGAGCAGGCCGAGCACATCGCCCGGAAAGTTGATGATGCCGTGAAGAGACGTCGCGACCTGACGGTGAATAAAGACTTCATGCTCGATATTGCACGATTGTGTATCCGTATGCAGGTCGACGGTCATCGGGCGGATATTATCACCCTGAAGGCGTCGAAGGCGCTGGCCGCCTGGCGCGGACGAAAGGAATTGAGCAAAGAGGATATCGATTGCGCCGCCGAAATGGCCTTGCCTCATCGTTTGCGGCGACAACCCTTTGATGAAATCGGTGGAACAGTTACTCAATGA
- a CDS encoding ABC transporter: MIHPASDILTVYRREMKRFAAQKSRIFMIAFQPLIWLILMGSAMSGLVANHPADSITAPGGYIAYMCPGIMIMTALFSATFCGFSLVLDRTSGYLDRMLCSPLNRLAIPAGKMAGIATQTAFQASIIAAVGFLMGVRFASGIGGFLLSVAVCSLFSFAMAGLSLFIAAGFSSIEGLHPVLNFLTLPLMFTSTAIFPAEAMPAWMKFISRVNPLTAAVEPMRTLVLHGWVWPDIIPGTVVTALFALALLLIAGLRFKGIYSR, encoded by the coding sequence ATGATCCACCCGGCTTCCGATATCCTGACTGTCTACCGCAGGGAGATGAAACGTTTCGCAGCGCAGAAAAGTCGTATTTTCATGATCGCCTTTCAACCGCTTATCTGGCTGATACTCATGGGAAGCGCCATGTCGGGCCTGGTAGCCAACCATCCCGCGGATTCGATTACCGCCCCGGGCGGCTATATCGCCTACATGTGTCCGGGCATAATGATCATGACCGCTCTTTTCAGCGCAACTTTCTGCGGTTTCTCTCTTGTCCTCGACCGGACCAGTGGGTACCTCGACCGGATGCTGTGCTCACCACTCAATCGTCTTGCCATACCCGCAGGCAAAATGGCGGGAATCGCCACGCAAACGGCCTTTCAGGCGAGTATCATCGCCGCTGTGGGATTCCTGATGGGAGTACGGTTCGCCTCAGGAATCGGCGGATTTCTCCTCTCCGTTGCCGTCTGCTCACTCTTTAGTTTCGCCATGGCCGGTCTCTCCCTTTTCATTGCCGCCGGCTTTTCTTCAATCGAAGGCCTCCATCCCGTGCTCAATTTTTTAACCCTGCCGCTCATGTTCACCAGCACGGCGATTTTCCCCGCAGAGGCAATGCCCGCCTGGATGAAATTCATCTCCCGCGTGAACCCCCTTACCGCGGCGGTGGAACCGATGCGTACCCTGGTACTCCACGGCTGGGTCTGGCCTGATATCATACCGGGAACGGTGGTGACGGCCCTGTTCGCCCTGGCTCTGCTTTTAATCGCCGGGCTTCGCTTCAAAGGAATATACTCCCGCTGA
- a CDS encoding ATP-binding cassette domain-containing protein, translating into MKTSILVDRVTKRFGRDFVALNDISFSVRPGEIFGFLGPNGAGKTTTVRILSTLLKPTSGAAFICGLDVMKDAAAVRRRIGYVSQVPTVDLTLTGRENLLMQARFFHCGRRKAIQRCNELLELAGLADRGDRSVSTYSGGMRRRLDLAAGFVNNPEVLFLDEPTLGLDTRSRRHIREYVARLREHFNTTIFMTTHDMQEADSLCDRVAIIDSGSIRALDTPDSLKQNLASDCVYIHLSPGDVRKPEEITRDLSTHPFIKKVHPIENGLAYLCNDGEKAIVPIMDHLGSRNIRPQSVTLKRTTLDDVYVSLTGKELGEQSVPSRMGGHGGKHGGHG; encoded by the coding sequence TTGAAAACAAGCATCCTGGTTGACAGAGTAACAAAACGGTTTGGACGGGACTTTGTTGCGCTGAACGATATATCCTTTTCGGTACGCCCCGGTGAAATTTTCGGATTTCTGGGACCCAACGGCGCGGGTAAAACCACCACCGTGCGGATACTCTCGACATTGCTGAAACCGACATCGGGTGCGGCGTTTATCTGCGGACTCGATGTCATGAAAGATGCAGCGGCGGTCCGTCGACGAATTGGTTACGTATCTCAGGTTCCCACGGTTGATCTCACGCTTACCGGACGCGAGAACCTGCTCATGCAGGCCCGGTTCTTTCACTGTGGCCGTCGTAAAGCGATCCAACGATGTAACGAACTGCTGGAACTGGCAGGACTAGCCGACAGAGGCGACCGGAGCGTTTCCACCTATTCCGGGGGAATGCGGCGGCGACTCGATCTCGCCGCGGGGTTTGTCAACAATCCGGAAGTGCTGTTTCTTGACGAACCCACCCTGGGTCTGGACACCCGGAGCCGCAGGCATATCCGGGAATATGTCGCCCGCCTCCGAGAACATTTCAATACCACCATATTCATGACCACACACGATATGCAGGAGGCCGACTCTCTGTGCGACAGGGTGGCCATAATCGACAGCGGTTCTATCCGGGCGCTCGACACACCCGACTCCTTGAAACAGAACCTCGCCAGCGATTGCGTGTACATTCATCTCTCACCCGGGGATGTCAGGAAGCCGGAAGAAATCACTCGCGATCTTTCTACCCATCCTTTCATTAAAAAGGTACATCCCATCGAAAATGGCCTGGCGTACCTGTGCAATGACGGTGAAAAGGCAATCGTCCCGATTATGGACCATCTTGGCTCACGAAATATCCGACCGCAGTCGGTGACACTGAAGCGTACCACACTCGATGATGTCTATGTTTCGCTTACCGGGAAAGAATTGGGTGAACAAAGCGTGCCGTCTCGCATGGGCGGCCACGGCGGGAAACACGGGGGGCATGGATGA
- the hflK gene encoding FtsH protease activity modulator HflK: MKFQPHCSVVSRLLLFPLNLSLFMTYCILISRFLYQFFQERKQQSMNSGGSNDQLIRIFEKIRSKFKMRNQILILLIAAIIVMGWILFTGLYTVAVDEVAVIQRFGKYNRQRGPGLHFKWPDGIEKRTNVKVKQVLTEEFGLRTLRAGVNTNYAPEEQYLNESLMLTGDLNCAVVPWIVQYRKSDPVAYLFQVRDVEGTLRDMSEAVMRQVVGDRSIDEVISNRLEIADQAREKLQETLDEANAGLTIVNVELKNTTVPGPVQPSFNEVNQAEQEKEQMINEAKGDYNRVIPAAAGEAEKIVSEAEGYALDRVNKSRGDSSRYVSLHNEYARAKDVTRRRMYLETMNEIIPKLGKKYIVDSEQKNVLPLLNLGEKGGVR; the protein is encoded by the coding sequence TTGAAATTTCAACCACACTGCAGCGTTGTTTCACGTCTCTTACTCTTTCCCCTCAACCTCAGCCTCTTTATGACATATTGTATTTTGATTTCTAGATTTCTTTATCAATTTTTTCAGGAAAGGAAACAACAGTCTATGAATTCTGGAGGATCAAACGATCAGTTGATCCGGATTTTTGAGAAGATCCGATCGAAATTCAAGATGAGGAATCAGATTCTCATTCTTCTGATAGCGGCGATAATTGTTATGGGCTGGATTCTTTTTACCGGCTTGTATACGGTCGCGGTTGATGAAGTTGCTGTTATTCAGCGTTTCGGCAAATATAACCGTCAACGGGGCCCTGGGCTCCATTTCAAGTGGCCCGATGGTATCGAGAAGCGTACGAACGTGAAGGTTAAGCAGGTGCTGACCGAAGAATTTGGCTTGCGGACCCTGCGGGCCGGGGTGAATACCAATTATGCTCCCGAGGAGCAGTACCTGAACGAATCATTGATGCTCACCGGGGATCTGAACTGTGCCGTGGTTCCCTGGATTGTTCAATACCGCAAGAGCGATCCGGTGGCTTATCTGTTTCAGGTCCGTGATGTCGAAGGTACGCTTCGTGACATGTCTGAAGCGGTTATGCGGCAGGTGGTTGGTGACCGGAGTATCGATGAAGTTATTTCCAATCGTCTGGAGATAGCCGACCAGGCCAGGGAAAAACTTCAGGAAACGCTCGATGAAGCCAACGCCGGGCTGACCATTGTCAATGTAGAACTGAAAAACACCACAGTCCCCGGTCCGGTACAGCCCTCATTTAACGAAGTCAATCAGGCTGAACAGGAGAAAGAACAGATGATCAACGAGGCAAAGGGAGATTACAACAGGGTGATTCCCGCAGCTGCCGGTGAGGCTGAAAAAATCGTGAGTGAAGCCGAGGGGTATGCGCTCGACCGGGTCAACAAGTCACGCGGTGATTCGAGCCGGTATGTTTCACTTCATAACGAGTATGCCCGGGCAAAGGATGTCACCCGCCGGAGAATGTATCTCGAAACCATGAATGAAATCATTCCCAAACTGGGGAAAAAGTATATCGTCGACAGTGAGCAGAAAAATGTTCTTCCCCTGCTCAATCTCGGTGAGAAAGGGGGTGTACGATGA
- the hflC gene encoding protease modulator HflC, giving the protein MKRILLIIVAIAAVWALRTGLYVVDETQQVIITRFGEAIGEAVTEPGLHMTIPFVHKTTYFQKNLLEWDGDPGQIPTQDKTFIWVDVFARWRIVEPLLFFEKVNNETSAHKKLDDIIDAAVRNLVTSNNLRETVRSTNRTLRSSEDLENRPVAGAARDTADTGGVEITEVDSLVEENSTEKVIDLGRAQMAIEIAKQAQPKLEEFGIELVDVRFKRINYVEKVLKNVYKRMIAERKQIAERFRSEGRGEAQRIAGEKEKELKRIYSGAYEKAQVIKGEADAEAAKIYAAAYNRDPEFYSFIKTMDLYKESFDSTSSAVFSTKSDFLKYLKDYSGRK; this is encoded by the coding sequence ATGAAACGGATTCTCCTGATAATCGTTGCGATTGCGGCAGTCTGGGCGCTCAGAACCGGACTCTATGTTGTCGATGAAACTCAGCAGGTGATCATTACCCGCTTTGGTGAAGCGATCGGTGAGGCCGTGACCGAACCGGGGCTTCATATGACTATTCCTTTTGTCCACAAGACCACTTATTTCCAGAAAAATCTCCTTGAATGGGACGGCGATCCCGGTCAGATTCCTACCCAGGACAAGACATTCATCTGGGTTGATGTTTTTGCCCGGTGGCGTATTGTCGAGCCGCTCCTGTTTTTCGAAAAGGTCAACAACGAAACATCGGCCCATAAAAAGCTCGATGATATTATCGATGCCGCGGTGCGGAACCTGGTGACCTCAAATAATCTCCGGGAGACAGTCCGGAGCACCAACAGGACCCTGCGGAGCTCAGAGGACCTCGAGAATCGACCTGTCGCAGGCGCTGCACGCGATACGGCGGACACCGGCGGGGTTGAAATTACAGAAGTGGACTCGCTTGTGGAGGAGAATAGTACCGAAAAGGTGATCGACCTCGGACGTGCACAAATGGCAATAGAAATCGCCAAGCAAGCACAACCGAAGCTCGAAGAATTCGGTATCGAGCTGGTTGATGTTCGATTCAAGAGAATCAACTATGTCGAAAAGGTGCTGAAAAATGTCTATAAGCGGATGATCGCCGAGCGGAAGCAGATCGCCGAAAGGTTTCGCTCCGAAGGACGGGGAGAGGCGCAGCGAATCGCCGGTGAAAAGGAAAAGGAACTGAAACGGATCTATTCGGGGGCATATGAAAAAGCTCAGGTGATCAAGGGTGAAGCCGATGCTGAGGCGGCAAAAATCTATGCCGCTGCCTATAACAGAGATCCGGAGTTTTACTCCTTTATTAAAACCATGGATCTGTATAAAGAATCGTTCGATTCGACAAGCTCGGCGGTATTCTCTACAAAAAGCGATTTCCTGAAATATCTTAAAGATTATTCGGGAAGAAAGTAA
- a CDS encoding tetratricopeptide repeat protein, translated as MKKASVCLFVLLTAVCSIWAVDFEFSPDEISGSDAIPSALMRTAKEAYKLNMKGLDLLESGDISGARSLFERAKETLPDYTDAINNLGVVYFRKGNIPQAEALWKSAIEEDKEYAIAYHNLGTIAFHEKKFDRAKEYFEDALDANKKLVDSHVMLGRMLLSQGERKKALKHFADAYRINPRHTASWGFYSFGLIQDGDTSRAVEVLKNNQDHPDALDMLGTIAALKGDTESAAQYLRKAFDRGASETVLLKLASIHLDKGECSRALPAVQRYITESKSPVSDAYLTAGIAAQECGNSREAQSWFEKGMERHPSDPLLRYNLGKLYFQNKSYARAGELLGSITDTLNDPELYYLRALTARKQKDYKKARSLIDKALSIDPKARYYDLFGVILYAQGEKEKAEKQFKKALSLNPSLRSAQINLTFIDKSSSELSAALQKVEEELDKCTGKCTDQALRLSVLYYHTKDVSRALQTLTRLSEKERDERVYKTMALYHREMNDFDQAIALLEKAKEQFVVGTGTLQELAELYLLAGNYSQAITTLTDVLDKTDKDFWRIYYQIGYASMKQNDHGKARLFFEKSIKANRKNVAAKGLLAYVLNEMGDESGAQKLWKQSIQDDPENPTILTNMGLALENEGNYSRALEYYQKAHRLQKENTSLLINIGNAYAGLGRSNEAFDAYRRALNSDKRELAAFNTFNLARKLNNRSKAQKMVDLLKKEFPRAENTLRAEGEAALWDGDTTAALKALTSLKDLNPDDHLSLALIYSSGGIEKKASYHLGKVPDKGGYNKKKKAVQARLAFISGNYERAIALWKELQDTSFGIQYNMAVAALETKDYQNALAAAVELADRASHADRADVWRVAGNAAFGLKEWELAKKWYSKLSMVTADDPVVYYNMAVADYNTGDIDESWKYYKKAQQMKPSLKNKDIENRYAAAKNPRKPVTKVVVDSLDEMYNTALTLQSQGKVGEAEEVYYKIVTVDKNHTRAWNNLGAIYAAQGELEKAEECYLNAVKKNHDLPEAYVNLVNIYLALEKVSDAKKWVFKGLHYHPDSNVLRQMEQRVDQKLKD; from the coding sequence TTGAAAAAAGCGAGTGTGTGTTTGTTTGTGCTCCTGACAGCAGTATGCAGTATATGGGCTGTGGATTTTGAATTCAGCCCCGATGAAATTTCCGGTTCCGATGCAATTCCGTCGGCCCTGATGCGAACGGCAAAAGAAGCCTACAAGCTCAACATGAAAGGCCTCGATCTTCTGGAAAGCGGCGATATTTCGGGTGCCCGGTCTCTTTTCGAACGGGCAAAGGAAACCCTTCCGGATTACACCGATGCGATCAATAATCTGGGTGTGGTCTATTTCAGAAAGGGAAATATCCCTCAGGCCGAAGCGCTCTGGAAATCGGCGATCGAGGAGGACAAAGAGTATGCGATCGCCTATCATAATCTGGGAACCATTGCTTTTCATGAGAAAAAATTCGATCGTGCCAAAGAGTACTTTGAGGATGCGCTGGATGCCAATAAAAAACTGGTGGATTCCCATGTTATGCTGGGACGGATGTTGCTGTCGCAGGGAGAAAGAAAGAAAGCATTGAAACATTTTGCCGATGCTTACAGAATCAATCCCCGTCACACCGCCTCGTGGGGTTTTTATTCATTCGGACTTATTCAGGATGGCGATACATCCAGGGCGGTCGAGGTGCTGAAAAATAATCAGGACCATCCCGATGCTCTCGATATGCTGGGCACTATCGCCGCACTCAAGGGCGATACAGAGAGTGCAGCACAGTATCTTCGCAAAGCATTCGATCGGGGGGCATCCGAAACAGTGCTTTTAAAGCTGGCTTCAATCCATCTCGATAAAGGTGAATGCTCCCGTGCTCTTCCTGCGGTTCAGCGCTATATTACGGAAAGTAAAAGTCCGGTCTCCGATGCCTATTTGACTGCCGGTATAGCCGCTCAGGAGTGTGGAAACAGCCGTGAAGCGCAGTCCTGGTTTGAAAAAGGAATGGAGCGGCATCCATCCGACCCGCTTCTCAGGTACAACCTGGGGAAACTTTACTTTCAAAATAAAAGTTATGCTCGAGCCGGGGAACTGCTGGGAAGCATCACCGATACACTTAACGATCCCGAACTCTATTACCTCCGGGCGCTTACTGCACGAAAACAAAAAGATTACAAAAAAGCCCGTTCGCTGATCGATAAAGCGCTTTCTATCGATCCGAAAGCTCGCTACTACGATCTTTTCGGGGTAATCCTCTATGCGCAGGGTGAAAAAGAAAAGGCCGAAAAACAATTTAAGAAGGCACTCTCGCTTAATCCATCACTCCGAAGCGCACAAATAAACCTTACCTTTATCGACAAATCGTCCAGTGAGTTGTCGGCTGCCTTGCAGAAGGTGGAAGAAGAACTCGACAAATGTACCGGAAAATGTACTGATCAGGCCCTCCGGTTATCGGTGCTTTACTATCATACCAAAGATGTTTCCCGGGCCCTGCAGACCCTGACGCGACTTTCCGAAAAGGAGCGGGATGAGCGGGTGTACAAAACCATGGCCCTCTATCATCGGGAAATGAACGACTTTGATCAGGCAATCGCGCTGCTTGAAAAGGCAAAGGAGCAGTTTGTTGTTGGCACCGGAACACTTCAGGAACTTGCCGAATTATACCTTCTGGCAGGAAACTACAGTCAGGCGATCACGACATTGACCGACGTTCTTGACAAGACTGATAAAGATTTCTGGCGAATATATTACCAGATCGGTTATGCCTCCATGAAACAGAACGACCACGGTAAAGCCAGACTCTTTTTTGAAAAAAGTATCAAGGCCAACAGAAAAAATGTGGCCGCAAAGGGGCTTCTTGCCTATGTTCTCAATGAGATGGGTGATGAATCCGGCGCGCAAAAGTTGTGGAAACAGAGCATTCAGGATGATCCCGAAAATCCGACAATCTTAACAAACATGGGACTGGCGCTGGAGAACGAAGGAAATTATTCACGAGCACTTGAGTATTATCAAAAAGCCCACCGCCTCCAGAAAGAAAACACATCACTGCTGATCAATATCGGTAATGCCTATGCGGGACTCGGGCGGTCTAATGAAGCCTTTGATGCCTATCGCCGGGCACTCAATTCCGATAAGCGCGAACTGGCGGCATTCAATACCTTTAATCTTGCTCGCAAGCTGAACAACAGGAGCAAGGCTCAGAAGATGGTGGATCTTTTGAAAAAGGAATTCCCCCGGGCTGAAAATACACTTCGAGCCGAGGGAGAGGCGGCACTCTGGGACGGAGATACAACAGCGGCTCTCAAAGCACTGACATCACTGAAGGACTTGAATCCCGATGATCATCTTTCACTGGCCCTGATCTATTCCTCGGGGGGAATAGAGAAGAAAGCATCGTATCATCTTGGCAAGGTGCCGGATAAGGGTGGGTACAACAAAAAGAAAAAAGCTGTTCAGGCCCGCCTCGCCTTTATTTCGGGTAATTATGAGCGGGCCATTGCATTATGGAAAGAGCTTCAGGATACCTCCTTTGGTATTCAATACAACATGGCCGTTGCTGCATTGGAGACCAAGGATTACCAAAATGCGCTGGCGGCGGCGGTGGAACTGGCGGATCGCGCTTCCCATGCCGACAGAGCTGATGTCTGGCGTGTTGCCGGCAATGCCGCATTCGGTCTTAAAGAGTGGGAGCTGGCGAAAAAATGGTATTCCAAACTGTCGATGGTCACCGCTGATGATCCGGTGGTCTATTACAACATGGCCGTAGCCGATTATAATACCGGTGATATCGATGAATCATGGAAATATTATAAAAAAGCACAACAAATGAAACCATCATTGAAAAACAAAGATATCGAAAACCGCTACGCTGCTGCAAAAAATCCCCGGAAACCAGTAACAAAAGTGGTTGTTGATTCTCTGGATGAAATGTATAACACTGCACTCACGCTTCAAAGCCAGGGTAAGGTGGGGGAGGCCGAAGAGGTGTATTACAAAATAGTGACAGTCGATAAAAATCATACCAGGGCCTGGAATAATCTGGGAGCTATCTATGCCGCCCAGGGAGAGCTTGAAAAAGCGGAAGAGTGTTATCTTAATGCGGTAAAGAAAAACCACGACCTTCCGGAAGCCTACGTCAATCTCGTTAATATCTATCTTGCCCTCGAAAAGGTCTCCGATGCCAAAAAATGGGTATTCAAAGGTCTCCATTACCATCCCGACTCCAATGTCCTCCGGCAAATGGAGCAGCGGGTCGATCAGAAACTGAAAGACTAA